From the genome of Deinococcus sp. AJ005, one region includes:
- a CDS encoding ABC transporter permease — protein sequence MSGAASSARPSRSGGGWQTLLADLKQVRASILILLALLIFNALFTPYFLSVQTLNVNLTQVATIIIVAMGMTLVIATGGVDLSVGSLMAISGVLAPLIFLNAAFANTQWLGITLAFIVPVLVAGAFGILNGLFVTRLKLQPIVATLVLYIAGRGIAQVITNGQLQSFTVPGFSYIGLGRPFGIPFQVILMLVIVALTYWAVRRTVFGRSVLAVGGNETAAGLSGIPVARVKVAVYAITGLLSGIAGLIVIAINSSSDANQVGQGMELDAIAAVAVGGTLLSGGRAQVLGTLFGALIIQLIRFTLLAKGVPDAAALVVKAAIIIIAVALQQRRRRE from the coding sequence GTGAGCGGCGCGGCCTCCAGCGCCCGCCCGTCCCGCTCTGGCGGCGGCTGGCAGACCCTTCTCGCGGACCTGAAACAGGTGCGGGCCAGCATCCTGATCCTGCTGGCGCTGCTGATCTTTAACGCCCTGTTCACGCCGTATTTTCTGAGCGTGCAGACCCTCAACGTCAATCTGACGCAGGTGGCCACCATCATCATCGTGGCGATGGGCATGACGCTGGTGATCGCCACCGGGGGCGTGGACCTGTCCGTCGGCTCTTTAATGGCGATCAGTGGCGTGCTGGCCCCGCTCATTTTCCTGAATGCTGCTTTCGCGAATACCCAGTGGCTGGGAATCACGCTGGCTTTTATTGTTCCAGTTTTGGTGGCTGGGGCTTTCGGCATTCTCAATGGCCTGTTTGTCACCCGGCTGAAGTTGCAGCCGATTGTCGCCACACTCGTCCTGTATATCGCCGGGCGCGGCATCGCGCAGGTCATTACCAACGGGCAGCTCCAGAGCTTTACCGTGCCGGGGTTCTCGTACATCGGGCTGGGCCGCCCCTTCGGGATTCCCTTTCAGGTGATCCTGATGCTCGTTATTGTGGCGCTCACCTACTGGGCGGTGCGGCGCACGGTGTTCGGGCGTTCGGTGCTGGCGGTGGGCGGCAACGAGACGGCGGCGGGGCTGTCGGGCATTCCGGTGGCGCGAGTCAAGGTGGCGGTGTACGCCATTACCGGGCTGCTGTCGGGCATCGCGGGCCTCATCGTCATTGCCATCAATTCCAGCAGCGACGCCAATCAGGTGGGGCAGGGCATGGAGCTGGACGCCATCGCGGCAGTGGCCGTGGGCGGCACGCTGCTCTCGGGGGGCCGCGCGCAGGTGCTGGGCACGCTGTTCGGGGCACTGATCATTCAACTGATCCGGTTCACGCTGCTGGCCAAGGGCGTCCCGGACGCCGCCGCGCTGGTGGTCAAGGCCGCCATCATCATCATCGCGGTGGCCCTGCAACAGCGCCGCCGGAGGGAATAG
- a CDS encoding sugar ABC transporter ATP-binding protein — protein sequence MTTLPSSSASPPAPTSSGGSPLLDMQGIQKSFAGVAALAQASLTVGAGEVHALIGQNGAGKSTMIKVLTGAYQRDGGSITFAGGPAAFSSPLAAQLGGIATIYQEVNLIALRSVAENIFLGREPRKWGLIQWPVMNAEATRLLKELGIGLDVTQPLGTFSTAIQQMVALARAVSINARLVIMDEPTSSLNEREVDTLFGVIRGLKDRGVSVIFVSHRLDELYAVCDRITVMRDGRTVYAGNMADITRLQLVEQMLGREIKNEGAQTGFVKSGAGKAGEPLLKAEGICLGQRLSGASVAVRQGEVVGLAGLLGSGRSELARVIFGADTPDAGEVTLDGRPAHFRTPAEAIKAGLGFCSEDRKAEGIIPELSVRENLTLAILPRLARAGVVDTARQSEIVDRFVAQLGIKTSNPDQPIRELSGGNQQKVLLARWLAIDPRLLILDEPTRGIDVGAKAEIQRLIGELAQDGLGVLMISSELEELIEGCHEVTVLHDGHSVARLSGDRITEAELLHAMAQGAEAQDIPAPQVRP from the coding sequence TTGACCACTCTTCCTTCTTCCAGTGCCAGTCCGCCTGCCCCGACCTCCTCCGGCGGTTCGCCCCTGCTGGACATGCAGGGCATTCAGAAAAGCTTCGCGGGCGTCGCGGCACTTGCTCAGGCCTCGCTGACCGTCGGGGCGGGCGAGGTCCACGCCCTGATCGGCCAGAATGGCGCAGGCAAAAGCACCATGATCAAGGTGCTCACCGGCGCGTACCAGCGTGACGGCGGCAGCATTACCTTCGCGGGCGGCCCGGCGGCCTTCAGCTCGCCGCTGGCCGCACAACTGGGCGGGATTGCCACCATCTACCAGGAAGTCAATCTGATCGCCCTGCGCTCGGTGGCCGAGAACATCTTTCTGGGCCGTGAACCCAGGAAATGGGGCCTGATCCAGTGGCCGGTGATGAACGCCGAGGCCACCCGCCTGTTGAAAGAACTGGGCATCGGGCTGGACGTGACGCAGCCGCTGGGCACCTTCAGCACGGCGATTCAGCAGATGGTGGCGCTGGCCCGCGCGGTGTCCATCAACGCCCGACTGGTGATCATGGACGAACCCACCAGCAGCCTCAACGAGCGCGAGGTGGACACGCTGTTCGGCGTGATCCGGGGCCTCAAGGACCGGGGCGTGTCGGTGATTTTCGTCTCGCACCGCCTGGACGAGCTGTACGCCGTGTGTGACCGGATTACCGTGATGCGCGATGGGCGAACGGTCTACGCCGGAAACATGGCCGACATCACCCGCCTGCAACTGGTGGAACAGATGCTGGGCCGCGAGATCAAGAACGAGGGCGCGCAGACTGGATTTGTGAAGTCCGGTGCGGGCAAGGCCGGGGAGCCGTTGCTGAAGGCAGAGGGCATCTGCCTGGGCCAGCGGCTGAGCGGCGCTTCGGTGGCCGTGCGGCAGGGCGAGGTGGTGGGGCTGGCCGGGCTGCTGGGTTCGGGCCGCAGTGAACTGGCGCGCGTGATCTTTGGCGCGGACACCCCGGACGCGGGCGAGGTCACGCTGGACGGCCGGCCCGCTCACTTCCGCACCCCCGCTGAGGCGATTAAGGCGGGCCTGGGCTTTTGCAGCGAGGACCGCAAGGCGGAGGGGATTATCCCCGAACTCAGCGTGCGCGAGAACCTGACGCTGGCCATCCTGCCGCGTCTGGCACGGGCCGGGGTGGTGGATACCGCCCGCCAAAGCGAGATCGTGGACCGCTTCGTGGCGCAACTGGGCATCAAGACCAGCAATCCCGATCAGCCCATCCGTGAGCTGTCGGGCGGCAACCAGCAGAAGGTGCTGCTGGCGCGCTGGCTGGCCATCGATCCAAGGTTGCTGATTCTGGACGAACCCACGCGCGGCATCGACGTGGGCGCGAAGGCCGAGATTCAGCGCCTGATCGGCGAGCTGGCCCAAGACGGTCTGGGCGTCCTGATGATCTCCAGCGAACTGGAAGAGCTGATCGAGGGTTGCCACGAGGTCACGGTGCTGCACGACGGGCATTCGGTGGCGCGGCTGTCGGGCGACAGGATCACCGAGGCGGAACTGCTGCATGCGATGGCGCAGGGTGCCGAGGCGCAGGACATTCCCGCTCCGCAGGTGCGCCCGTGA
- a CDS encoding ABC transporter permease: MTYHLRQALLAMRGNFTATLATLVTMTLTLLMLGFVLLLTLNVDRTLEQLESQVEVAAFLTPDADDAALLSQVRALPQVREARLVTSTQVLEEMSQISPSTRDAAGLVGNPFPDTLRMKVSRVEDSRTLANTVSTLSGVDGVEYGAGYVDPTVKTLTAVRGAGYVLVGLLLLGTLFNILNAVRVAMYARRDEISVMRLLGATRAFIRMPHVIEGLIVGVLAAALALALLTPAYLGLAGRVRELAPVFPVVTDWNTLLPVLGGVAALGILIGLLGSIFASRRYLQELE, from the coding sequence ATGACCTATCACTTGCGTCAGGCGCTGCTGGCCATGCGCGGCAATTTCACGGCCACGCTGGCGACGCTGGTGACCATGACCCTGACCCTGCTGATGCTGGGCTTCGTGCTGCTGCTGACCCTGAACGTGGACCGCACGCTGGAGCAACTGGAATCGCAGGTGGAGGTGGCCGCCTTCCTGACCCCGGACGCGGACGACGCCGCGCTGCTCTCACAGGTCAGGGCGCTGCCGCAGGTGCGCGAGGCCCGGCTGGTCACCAGCACGCAGGTGCTGGAGGAAATGAGCCAGATTTCGCCGTCCACCCGCGACGCGGCGGGGCTGGTGGGCAACCCCTTTCCCGACACCCTGCGGATGAAGGTCAGCCGGGTAGAGGACTCGCGCACGCTGGCGAATACCGTTTCTACCCTGAGCGGCGTGGACGGCGTGGAGTACGGGGCGGGCTACGTGGACCCCACCGTCAAGACCCTGACCGCCGTGCGTGGTGCAGGCTACGTGCTGGTGGGGCTGCTGCTGCTGGGCACGCTCTTTAACATCCTGAACGCCGTGCGGGTGGCGATGTACGCCCGCCGCGACGAGATCAGCGTGATGCGGCTGCTGGGGGCCACCCGCGCCTTTATCCGCATGCCGCACGTCATCGAGGGTCTGATCGTGGGCGTGCTGGCCGCCGCGCTGGCGTTGGCCCTGCTGACCCCCGCCTACCTGGGGCTGGCCGGGCGCGTGCGTGAGCTGGCCCCGGTGTTTCCGGTGGTCACCGACTGGAACACCCTGCTGCCGGTGCTGGGCGGCGTGGCGGCGCTGGGCATCCTGATTGGCCTGCTGGGCAGCATCTTCGCCAGCCGCCGCTACTTGCAGGAGCTGGAGTAG
- a CDS encoding ABC transporter substrate-binding protein, with product MKKTVTFGMLAIALVTGSVLAQTMLPKLPVKATYRVGFAQTESNNPWRLAQTKSMQDEAKKLGYQLVYTDAAGSTAKQVADVRSMIAQKVDAIFLSPREDKPLAPVVAEARKAGIPVILLDRNIDPKLSKAGTDYVTFIGSDFIKEGQRVGDWLVKNAGGKMNIIELEGTTGASPANDRKKGFDDVIAKNPKFKIVASQTGDFARDKGRQVAETLLQAHPEANVIYAHNDEMAIGAVSAIKAAGKVPGKDILVLSIDGGKEAVQMVVDGTINYVVECNPRFGPQAFATLKDYAAGKKLPAKIINADRDYTPESAKTGLAGAY from the coding sequence ATGAAGAAAACCGTAACTTTTGGAATGCTGGCGATTGCGCTGGTCACCGGCAGCGTACTGGCCCAGACCATGCTGCCCAAGCTGCCCGTCAAGGCCACCTACCGCGTGGGCTTTGCCCAGACGGAGAGCAACAACCCGTGGCGTCTGGCCCAGACCAAGAGCATGCAGGATGAGGCCAAGAAGCTGGGCTATCAGCTCGTCTACACCGACGCTGCCGGTTCCACCGCCAAGCAGGTGGCCGACGTGCGCAGCATGATCGCCCAGAAGGTGGACGCCATCTTCCTGTCGCCGCGTGAAGACAAGCCGCTGGCTCCTGTGGTGGCCGAGGCCCGCAAGGCCGGAATTCCCGTGATCCTGCTAGACCGCAACATCGATCCCAAGCTGTCCAAGGCCGGGACCGACTACGTGACCTTTATCGGCTCTGACTTTATTAAAGAAGGGCAGCGCGTGGGCGACTGGTTGGTCAAGAACGCGGGCGGCAAGATGAACATCATCGAGCTGGAGGGCACCACCGGTGCCAGCCCTGCCAACGACCGCAAGAAGGGCTTTGACGACGTGATCGCCAAGAACCCCAAGTTCAAGATCGTCGCGTCCCAGACCGGGGACTTTGCCCGCGATAAGGGCCGTCAGGTGGCCGAAACGCTGCTCCAGGCCCACCCCGAAGCCAACGTGATCTACGCTCACAACGACGAGATGGCGATTGGCGCGGTCTCGGCCATCAAGGCGGCGGGCAAGGTTCCCGGCAAGGACATCCTGGTGCTGTCCATCGACGGCGGCAAGGAAGCCGTGCAGATGGTGGTGGACGGAACGATCAACTACGTCGTGGAGTGCAACCCGCGCTTCGGCCCCCAGGCGTTCGCCACCCTCAAGGACTACGCAGCAGGCAAGAAGCTGCCCGCCAAGATCATCAACGCCGACCGCGACTACACCCCCGAGAGTGCCAAGACCGGATTGGCAGGCGCGTACTGA
- a CDS encoding transcriptional regulator, protein MPIAGNRTLIAEGERALLVVHAVNSETRLSMLSLLSHSPMNVSELTAAMGLPHSTVNFNLKLLEQAGLLEVQYMPGTRGRQKLISKRYEEILIKLPGAAVSAQSNVVEISMPIGNYRRSDVTSTCGLATESKLIGMVDDPRSFFEPEHVFAQIIWFRHGTLGYDFPNNLPHGAEASELELSVELCSEAPEHDLDWPSDITVWVNDTEIGTWTSPADFGGVRGRHTPLWWPINHTQHGLLKRFKINHEGTFIDGKQVGDTSIKQLKLGDQPQIQVRVGVKDDARYKGGVNLFGHKFGNNEQDLLMRLWYEFREGERPYVIK, encoded by the coding sequence ATGCCCATTGCCGGAAACCGGACCCTGATCGCCGAAGGAGAGCGGGCGCTACTGGTGGTCCACGCCGTCAACAGCGAGACACGCCTGTCGATGCTCAGCCTGCTGTCGCACAGCCCCATGAACGTCAGCGAACTGACCGCCGCGATGGGACTGCCGCACTCAACGGTCAATTTCAACCTCAAGCTGCTGGAGCAGGCCGGGCTGCTGGAAGTGCAGTACATGCCCGGCACACGCGGGCGGCAGAAGCTGATCAGCAAACGCTACGAGGAAATCCTGATCAAGCTGCCCGGTGCGGCGGTCAGTGCCCAGTCCAACGTGGTGGAAATCTCCATGCCCATCGGCAATTACCGCCGTTCGGATGTGACTTCGACCTGTGGTCTGGCCACCGAATCCAAACTGATTGGGATGGTGGACGACCCCCGCTCATTCTTCGAGCCGGAGCATGTGTTCGCCCAGATCATCTGGTTCCGGCACGGCACGCTGGGCTACGACTTTCCCAACAACCTGCCGCACGGCGCGGAGGCCAGTGAGCTGGAACTGTCGGTGGAACTGTGTTCCGAGGCCCCCGAACACGATCTCGACTGGCCCTCGGACATCACGGTCTGGGTCAACGACACTGAGATCGGCACCTGGACCAGCCCGGCGGATTTCGGCGGCGTGCGAGGCCGCCATACCCCCCTGTGGTGGCCGATCAACCACACCCAGCACGGCCTCCTGAAGCGTTTCAAGATCAACCATGAGGGCACCTTCATCGACGGCAAGCAGGTGGGCGACACGTCCATCAAGCAGCTCAAACTGGGCGACCAGCCCCAGATTCAGGTACGGGTGGGCGTCAAGGACGACGCGCGCTACAAGGGCGGCGTCAACCTGTTCGGCCACAAATTCGGCAACAACGAGCAGGACCTGCTGATGCGCCTGTGGTACGAATTCCGCGAGGGTGAGCGCCCCTACGTGATCAAGTAG
- the rpsR gene encoding 30S ribosomal protein S18 — translation MTQSSDRKPRGKGPKRPRKPKVDPFSIGELEITDYKDVKMLRRFVSDTGKILPRRRTGLSAKHQRRISQTIKVARQLALLPYTEKLVRK, via the coding sequence ATGACGCAATCCAGCGACCGCAAACCACGTGGCAAGGGGCCGAAACGTCCCCGCAAGCCCAAGGTTGACCCCTTCTCCATCGGGGAACTTGAAATTACCGATTACAAAGACGTGAAGATGCTGCGCCGTTTTGTCTCTGACACCGGCAAGATCTTGCCCCGCCGCCGCACCGGCCTCTCGGCCAAGCACCAGCGCCGCATTTCGCAGACCATCAAGGTCGCGCGTCAGCTCGCACTGCTGCCCTACACCGAGAAATTGGTTCGGAAGTAA
- a CDS encoding S41 family peptidase: protein MNVKRLTIVGAALAATAAVAYAQLGGYSQANLTSTLEGKTLLNVIGNLKQYYLYPIDDDKLLRGAINGAVGSLNDEFTYYSQPEDNAIDQENLAGNFYGIGVQLIAANADGTGGKIDNVFKTGAAIGAGVQIGDVFVKVDDTEVITSKLNDLVRLVRGKQGTTVTITFARNGKPYTVKMERQPVTIVDVEETILPGNIGYIALNTFYNEKVSQQFRAAVADMKKKNVTKLILDLRDNGGGLLNAGVDVADQFLQSGPIVSLRDRNKKTEVFGKASNQKTDYTGKLVVLVNKNSASASEVVSGALQDENRAQIIGEQTFGKGVAQIPVSLPDGGKIAIVANEWLTPKGRQIHKKGITPDIVVKDTRYTAPLNFSGSGIKAGDKITLTVAGKPVTVTADKDGKFTYTGEAKRPSKSATQGEAVVDVQNDAILRKALEVLK from the coding sequence GTGAATGTCAAACGCCTGACCATCGTCGGGGCGGCCCTCGCGGCCACCGCCGCCGTCGCCTACGCCCAGCTCGGCGGGTACTCGCAGGCCAATCTGACCAGCACTTTAGAGGGCAAGACGCTGCTGAACGTCATCGGGAATCTCAAGCAGTACTACCTGTACCCCATCGACGACGACAAGTTGCTGCGCGGCGCGATCAACGGCGCGGTCGGCAGCCTCAACGATGAATTTACCTACTACAGCCAGCCCGAGGACAACGCCATCGATCAGGAAAATCTGGCGGGCAATTTTTACGGCATCGGCGTGCAACTGATCGCTGCCAACGCGGACGGCACCGGCGGCAAGATCGACAACGTGTTCAAGACCGGGGCGGCGATCGGCGCGGGCGTGCAGATCGGCGACGTGTTCGTCAAGGTGGACGATACCGAGGTGATCACCAGCAAACTGAACGACCTCGTGCGGCTGGTGCGCGGCAAGCAGGGCACCACCGTCACCATCACCTTCGCCCGCAACGGCAAACCCTACACCGTCAAGATGGAACGCCAGCCCGTCACCATCGTGGACGTGGAAGAAACCATCCTGCCCGGCAACATCGGCTATATCGCCCTGAATACCTTCTACAACGAGAAGGTCAGCCAGCAGTTCCGCGCCGCCGTGGCCGACATGAAAAAGAAGAACGTGACCAAGCTGATTCTGGACCTGCGTGACAACGGGGGCGGGTTGCTGAACGCCGGGGTGGACGTGGCCGATCAGTTCCTCCAGAGCGGGCCGATTGTCAGCCTGCGGGACCGCAATAAGAAGACCGAGGTGTTCGGCAAGGCCAGCAACCAGAAGACCGATTACACCGGCAAACTGGTGGTGCTGGTCAACAAGAACAGCGCCTCGGCCAGCGAAGTCGTCTCCGGCGCGCTCCAGGACGAGAACCGCGCCCAGATCATCGGCGAGCAGACCTTCGGCAAGGGCGTGGCGCAGATTCCGGTCAGCCTGCCCGACGGCGGCAAGATCGCCATCGTCGCCAACGAGTGGCTAACCCCCAAGGGCCGCCAGATCCACAAGAAGGGCATCACCCCCGACATCGTGGTCAAGGACACCCGCTACACCGCCCCGCTGAACTTCTCGGGCAGCGGCATCAAGGCCGGAGACAAGATCACGCTGACCGTGGCAGGCAAGCCCGTGACCGTGACCGCCGACAAGGACGGCAAATTCACCTATACCGGCGAGGCCAAGCGCCCCAGCAAGAGCGCCACCCAGGGCGAGGCCGTGGTGGACGTGCAGAACGACGCCATCCTGAGAAAGGCGCTGGAAGTTCTGAAGTAA
- the rpsF gene encoding 30S ribosomal protein S6 produces the protein MNQYDLNLILNPNLSAEQVQIEKEYIETTLKNSGAEMSNLDDVGNRRLAYAIEKDREGYYLMYTIKAGGNPEKDIASTLRLRDHVRRVLVVKDRPEWKTKKA, from the coding sequence ATGAACCAGTACGACCTGAACCTGATCCTGAACCCCAACCTCAGCGCCGAGCAGGTGCAAATCGAGAAGGAGTACATCGAAACCACGTTGAAGAACAGCGGGGCCGAGATGAGCAACCTTGACGACGTGGGCAACCGCCGCCTGGCTTATGCCATCGAGAAGGACCGCGAGGGCTATTACCTGATGTACACCATCAAGGCCGGTGGCAACCCCGAGAAGGACATCGCCAGCACCCTGCGTCTGCGCGACCACGTGCGCCGCGTCCTGGTGGTCAAAGACCGCCCGGAATGGAAGACCAAGAAGGCTTAA
- a CDS encoding single-stranded DNA-binding protein translates to MARGMNHVYLVGALARDPELRYTPNGTAVFEATVAGEDRIVGTDGRERNLPWYHRVSILGKPAEWQAERNLKGGDAVMVEGTLDYSSWDAPEGGKRSAVKVKALRMEGLDAQPELIQDAGGGVRMGNGMNEVALIGNVVRDPELRYTPAGDAVLGIGLAVNETWNDRQGNKQEKTHWIDVTLWREMAEAMKELRKGDPVMVKGRLVNESWTDKDGNKRNSTKVEATRVEALSRGAGAGASAATPAGPRTQTASSAARPQGNGYGQSQNQAANTGNRSGGLDIDQGLDDFPPEEEDLPF, encoded by the coding sequence ATGGCCCGAGGCATGAACCATGTGTATTTAGTGGGCGCACTCGCCCGCGACCCCGAACTGCGTTACACCCCCAACGGAACTGCCGTTTTCGAGGCCACTGTGGCCGGAGAAGACCGGATCGTCGGTACCGACGGACGTGAGCGGAACCTGCCGTGGTACCACCGCGTTTCTATTCTGGGCAAGCCCGCCGAATGGCAGGCCGAGCGCAACCTGAAGGGCGGCGACGCCGTGATGGTTGAGGGAACCCTGGATTACAGCTCCTGGGACGCCCCGGAAGGCGGCAAACGCAGCGCAGTGAAAGTCAAGGCCCTCCGCATGGAAGGTCTGGACGCCCAGCCCGAACTGATCCAGGACGCCGGAGGCGGCGTTCGCATGGGCAACGGGATGAACGAAGTGGCACTGATCGGTAATGTCGTCCGCGACCCCGAACTGCGCTACACCCCCGCCGGAGACGCTGTGCTTGGGATCGGCCTGGCCGTGAACGAGACGTGGAATGACCGTCAGGGGAACAAGCAGGAAAAGACCCACTGGATCGACGTAACCTTGTGGCGCGAAATGGCCGAGGCCATGAAAGAGCTGCGGAAGGGTGACCCCGTGATGGTCAAGGGCCGTCTGGTCAACGAAAGTTGGACCGACAAGGACGGCAACAAACGCAACTCCACCAAAGTAGAGGCGACGCGAGTCGAAGCTCTGTCCCGAGGCGCAGGAGCCGGTGCTTCTGCTGCCACCCCCGCCGGACCTCGCACGCAGACCGCGAGCAGTGCGGCGCGCCCCCAGGGCAACGGTTACGGCCAGAGCCAGAATCAGGCGGCGAACACGGGGAACCGTTCGGGCGGCTTAGATATAGACCAAGGTCTCGACGATTTCCCACCGGAAGAAGAAGACCTGCCGTTCTGA
- a CDS encoding murein hydrolase activator EnvC, producing the protein MAGGPVTGGLRRAGLLAVLSVALLGQGVGAQTTSQKLQQLQQELQQQKQLSTAQAGELNRIRKSIQNLSAQQKEALDRLDALAAQVSDLENQLAVLNTRTALAEGQLADTTSQLGVTTARVERLKGDVREILSLQYRSRSNDYLGLLSQSRSLSDLLIRLRYANMAGQYNNRIIQNLKGEVATLDEQRAQQAQQTQTLKDIGAQRNAALGRLKVRRGEQNTLLAGLRDSEQGQRALATQRQAERALTARTIDGLITQVTAEKVRIEAERQRRLEEERKRREAEALRIRVAQERARQEAIRLAAIRAEQERIAREQAAQRAREAAERARQVAQQQAEAQARAQAAREAQQQAVREQQQRAREQQLQRERDALQQRSQQVQAAQDRVAQELSPLPAVSGPLGFPLPGGRVSAPYGTGGSPWVVLAASDGSQAVAAREGNVLAVTYYASLGWVVLVDHSSAISAYFGLSEPLVSVGSRVSLGTPLGTVGGSQIIGPQRMAFQYRLGGASVNPGF; encoded by the coding sequence GTGGCCGGAGGACCGGTCACTGGAGGTCTGCGGCGCGCGGGTCTGCTCGCCGTTCTGAGCGTTGCCCTGCTGGGACAGGGTGTGGGGGCGCAGACCACCTCCCAGAAGTTGCAGCAGCTTCAGCAGGAGTTGCAGCAGCAAAAGCAGCTCAGCACGGCGCAGGCGGGCGAGCTGAACCGTATCCGCAAGAGCATCCAGAACCTCAGTGCGCAGCAGAAGGAGGCGCTGGACCGGCTGGACGCGCTGGCAGCCCAGGTTTCGGACCTGGAAAACCAGCTCGCGGTCCTGAACACCCGCACCGCACTGGCCGAGGGGCAACTGGCCGACACGACCTCCCAACTGGGCGTGACCACCGCCCGCGTCGAGCGCCTGAAGGGGGACGTGCGCGAGATCCTGAGTCTCCAGTACCGCAGCCGCAGCAACGATTACCTGGGGCTGCTGTCCCAGTCGCGCAGCCTCTCGGACCTGCTGATCCGCCTGCGCTACGCCAATATGGCCGGGCAGTACAACAACCGCATCATCCAGAACCTCAAGGGTGAGGTGGCGACCCTGGACGAGCAGCGGGCGCAGCAGGCCCAGCAGACCCAGACCCTCAAGGACATCGGGGCGCAGCGCAATGCCGCCCTGGGCCGCCTGAAGGTGCGCAGAGGCGAGCAGAACACCCTGCTGGCGGGGCTGCGCGACAGCGAGCAGGGCCAGCGTGCCCTGGCCACCCAGCGGCAGGCCGAGCGTGCCCTGACCGCCCGCACCATCGACGGGCTGATCACCCAGGTCACGGCAGAGAAAGTGCGGATCGAGGCCGAGCGCCAGCGCCGCTTGGAGGAGGAACGCAAACGCCGCGAGGCCGAGGCCCTGCGGATTCGCGTGGCCCAGGAGCGCGCCCGCCAGGAGGCCATCCGGCTGGCGGCGATCCGCGCCGAGCAGGAGCGCATTGCCAGGGAGCAGGCGGCCCAGCGCGCCCGCGAGGCCGCCGAACGTGCCCGTCAGGTGGCTCAGCAGCAGGCCGAGGCCCAGGCCCGCGCGCAGGCCGCCCGCGAAGCCCAGCAGCAGGCCGTGCGTGAGCAGCAGCAGCGCGCCCGCGAGCAACAGCTTCAGCGTGAGCGGGACGCTTTGCAGCAGCGCAGTCAGCAGGTCCAGGCCGCCCAGGACCGCGTGGCGCAGGAACTCTCGCCGCTGCCCGCCGTCAGTGGCCCGCTGGGCTTTCCGCTGCCGGGCGGGCGGGTCAGCGCTCCCTACGGAACAGGTGGCTCTCCCTGGGTGGTCCTTGCCGCATCAGATGGTTCGCAAGCGGTGGCCGCGCGGGAGGGCAACGTGCTGGCGGTGACGTATTACGCCTCGCTGGGCTGGGTGGTGCTGGTGGACCATTCCAGTGCCATCAGCGCTTATTTTGGCCTGTCTGAGCCGCTGGTCAGCGTGGGGAGCCGCGTCTCTCTCGGCACGCCGCTGGGCACGGTGGGTGGCTCGCAGATTATCGGCCCGCAGCGCATGGCGTTTCAGTACCGTTTAGGCGGCGCGTCGGTGAATCCGGGGTTTTAG
- the ftsE gene encoding cell division ATP-binding protein FtsE, with translation MIQFHSVTLSYPITGTLALDDVSLQIGKGEFAYLVGHSGAGKSSFMNLVLKRALPTRGEVMVAGMSLKHYRGRRTALLRRRMGTVFQDNLLLSHLNAYDNVAFALRVTGVHQREWPSRVTAALRTVGLEHKKYALPVQLSQGEQQRVAIARAIVSDPPLLLADEPTGNLDPENSREVLKVLQNVNLRGTTVIVATHARDLVESYRHRTLTLRKGKLVRDDPYGGYAL, from the coding sequence GTGATCCAGTTTCACAGCGTCACCCTGTCCTATCCCATCACCGGCACCCTGGCACTGGACGATGTGAGCCTCCAGATCGGCAAGGGGGAATTCGCGTATCTGGTGGGACATTCGGGGGCGGGCAAGAGCAGTTTCATGAATCTGGTCCTCAAGCGGGCGCTGCCCACACGCGGCGAGGTCATGGTGGCGGGCATGTCGCTCAAGCATTACCGGGGACGCCGCACCGCCCTGCTGCGCCGCCGCATGGGCACGGTGTTTCAGGACAACCTGCTGCTCTCTCACCTGAATGCCTACGACAATGTGGCCTTCGCCCTGCGCGTCACCGGCGTGCATCAGCGCGAATGGCCCAGTCGGGTCACGGCGGCGCTGCGGACGGTGGGCCTGGAACACAAGAAATACGCGCTGCCGGTGCAACTCTCGCAGGGCGAGCAGCAGCGGGTGGCGATTGCGCGTGCCATCGTGAGCGATCCGCCACTACTGCTGGCCGATGAACCCACCGGAAATCTGGACCCCGAGAACAGCCGTGAAGTGCTGAAGGTGCTGCAAAACGTCAACCTGCGCGGCACCACCGTCATCGTGGCCACCCACGCCCGCGATCTGGTGGAAAGCTACCGCCACCGCACCCTGACGCTACGGAAGGGCAAGCTGGTACGGGACGATCCGTACGGCGGGTACGCGCTGTGA